A part of Pseudomonas sp. HR96 genomic DNA contains:
- the pstA gene encoding phosphate ABC transporter permease PstA, with amino-acid sequence MRRNALTRWCRSGAPGIWLSAGAVAIAVIMTIGLLAVIAVRGLGHFWPADLVQGVYTVPGQPGQALIGEVVEQEQVPRERLKSLGLPVAAGGGEFMTRELIKVGNRELNGNDFVWIVGEWFKPQAAPTLLTVQRREWGNFYGTLVDLKEGGQVIASGQQAWPLLQARIDRVQGLAAQLQELEKKDIGRINAGLERLRLQGRKLQLAGRLDATAQADLDARAGELKGQYQAIEAQLADLHAQIDRDSLTVRDASGRDSEIALGKVVHAYPPNAMGVWTKLVRYFQNIWEFLSEDPREANTEGGIFPAIFGTVMMTLIMAMIVTPFGVLAAVYLREYARQGLVTRLIRIAVNNLAGVPSIVYGVFGLGFFVYVLGGSLDRLFFAESLPAPTFGTPGLLWASLTLALLAVPVVIVATEEGLARIPLSLREGSLALGATQAETLWKIVLPMASPAMLTGMILAVARAAGEVAPLMLVGVVKMAPSLPVDGNYPYLHLDQKIMHLGFHIYDVGFQSPNVEAARPLVYATALLLVLVIALLNLSAVALRNHLREKYQTLEI; translated from the coding sequence GTGAGGCGCAATGCCCTGACCCGCTGGTGTCGTAGCGGCGCGCCTGGTATCTGGCTGAGCGCCGGCGCGGTGGCGATCGCAGTCATCATGACCATCGGCCTGCTGGCGGTGATCGCCGTGCGCGGCCTGGGGCATTTCTGGCCGGCGGACCTGGTCCAGGGGGTCTACACCGTGCCCGGCCAGCCTGGCCAGGCGCTGATCGGCGAGGTGGTCGAACAGGAACAGGTGCCGCGCGAGCGCCTCAAGAGCCTCGGCCTGCCGGTGGCGGCGGGGGGCGGCGAGTTCATGACCCGCGAGCTGATCAAGGTCGGCAACCGCGAGCTCAACGGCAACGATTTCGTATGGATCGTCGGCGAATGGTTCAAGCCCCAGGCCGCCCCGACCCTGCTCACGGTACAGCGCCGGGAGTGGGGCAACTTCTACGGCACCCTGGTCGACCTCAAGGAGGGCGGGCAGGTGATCGCCAGCGGGCAGCAGGCCTGGCCGCTGCTGCAGGCGCGTATCGACCGCGTGCAGGGGCTGGCGGCGCAGTTGCAGGAGCTGGAGAAAAAGGACATCGGCCGTATCAACGCCGGCCTCGAGCGCCTGCGCCTGCAGGGGCGCAAGCTGCAACTGGCCGGTCGTCTGGACGCCACCGCCCAGGCCGACCTCGACGCCAGGGCCGGTGAGCTCAAGGGCCAATACCAGGCCATCGAGGCGCAATTGGCCGACCTCCACGCCCAGATCGACCGCGACAGCCTGACCGTGCGGGATGCCAGCGGCCGCGACAGCGAGATCGCCCTGGGCAAGGTGGTGCATGCCTACCCGCCCAACGCCATGGGCGTGTGGACCAAGCTGGTGCGCTATTTCCAGAACATCTGGGAGTTCCTCAGCGAGGACCCCCGCGAAGCCAATACCGAAGGCGGCATCTTCCCGGCCATTTTCGGCACGGTAATGATGACCCTGATCATGGCCATGATCGTCACCCCGTTCGGCGTGCTGGCGGCGGTCTACCTGCGTGAATACGCGCGCCAGGGGCTGGTCACGCGGCTGATCCGCATCGCCGTGAACAACCTCGCCGGGGTGCCGTCGATCGTCTACGGCGTGTTCGGCCTGGGCTTCTTCGTCTACGTGCTGGGCGGCTCGCTCGACCGGCTGTTCTTCGCCGAGTCGCTGCCGGCTCCGACCTTCGGCACCCCGGGGCTGCTCTGGGCTTCATTGACCTTGGCGCTGCTTGCCGTGCCGGTGGTGATCGTCGCCACCGAGGAAGGCCTGGCGCGCATTCCGCTGTCGCTGCGCGAAGGCTCCCTGGCCCTCGGCGCGACCCAGGCCGAGACGCTGTGGAAGATCGTCCTGCCGATGGCCAGCCCGGCCATGCTCACCGGCATGATCCTGGCCGTGGCCCGCGCCGCTGGCGAGGTCGCACCGCTGATGCTGGTGGGCGTGGTGAAGATGGCGCCGTCGCTGCCGGTGGACGGCAACTATCCTTACCTGCACCTGGACCAGAAGATCATGCACCTGGGCTTTCACATCTACGATGTCGGCTTCCAGAGCCCCAACGTCGAGGCCGCGCGGCCGCTGGTGTATGCCACCGCCTTGTTGCTGGTGCTGGTGATCGCCCTGCTCAACCTGTCGGCGGTGGCCTTGCGCAATCACCTGCGCGAAAAGTACCAGACCCTGGAGATTTGA
- a CDS encoding 5-(carboxyamino)imidazole ribonucleotide synthase yields MKIGVIGGGQLGRMLALAGTPLGMNFAFLDPAPDACAAALGEHLRADYGDQAHLRQLAEEVDLVTFEFESVPAETVAFLSQFVPVYPSAEALRIARDRWFEKSMFKDLGVPTPTFADIQSQADLDAAVASIGLPAVLKTRTLGYDGKGQKVLRSAADVAGTFAELGSVPCLLEGFVPFTGEVSLIAVRARDGETRFYPLVHNTHDSGILRLSIASTAHPLQALAEDYASRVLKQLDYVGVLAFEFFEVDGGLKANEIAPRVHNSGHWTIEGAECSQFENHLRAVAGLPLGSTAKVGESAMLNFIGEVPAVADVIAVDDCHLHHYGKAFKVGRKVGHATVRSADMASLERQVAKVQALIKA; encoded by the coding sequence ATGAAAATCGGTGTCATCGGTGGCGGCCAACTGGGCCGCATGCTGGCCTTGGCGGGAACTCCGCTGGGCATGAACTTCGCTTTCCTCGACCCGGCGCCGGACGCCTGCGCGGCCGCCCTGGGCGAGCACCTGCGGGCCGACTACGGCGATCAGGCGCACCTGCGTCAGTTGGCTGAAGAAGTCGACCTGGTAACCTTCGAGTTCGAAAGCGTACCCGCCGAGACGGTGGCCTTTCTTTCGCAGTTCGTGCCGGTATACCCCAGCGCCGAGGCGCTGCGCATCGCTCGCGACCGCTGGTTCGAAAAGAGCATGTTCAAGGACCTCGGCGTGCCCACGCCCACCTTCGCCGACATCCAGTCCCAGGCGGACCTGGACGCGGCGGTGGCCAGCATCGGCCTGCCGGCGGTGCTGAAAACCCGCACCCTGGGTTACGACGGCAAGGGCCAGAAGGTGCTGCGCAGCGCTGCCGATGTGGCCGGCACCTTTGCCGAGCTGGGCAGCGTGCCCTGCCTGCTGGAGGGCTTCGTGCCCTTCACCGGGGAAGTGTCGCTGATCGCCGTGCGTGCCCGAGACGGGGAAACCCGCTTCTACCCGCTGGTGCACAACACCCACGACAGCGGCATCCTGCGCCTGTCGATCGCCAGCACCGCGCACCCGCTGCAGGCGCTGGCCGAAGACTACGCCTCGCGCGTGCTCAAGCAGCTTGACTATGTCGGCGTGCTGGCTTTCGAATTCTTCGAAGTGGACGGTGGCCTCAAGGCCAACGAGATCGCCCCGCGCGTGCACAACTCCGGGCACTGGACCATCGAGGGTGCCGAGTGCAGCCAGTTCGAGAACCACCTGCGCGCGGTAGCGGGCCTGCCGCTGGGGTCGACTGCCAAGGTCGGCGAGAGCGCCATGCTCAACTTCATCGGCGAGGTGCCGGCGGTGGCCGATGTGATCGCGGTGGATGACTGCCATCTGCACCACTACGGCAAGGCCTTCAAGGTCGGGCGCAAGGTCGGCCACGCCACCGTGCGCAGCGCCGACATGGCCAGCCTCGAGCGCCAGGTGGCCAAGGTCCAGGCGCTGATCAAGGCCTGA
- a CDS encoding acyl-CoA thioesterase gives MIELEQEDPIPQGDLALQITALPRETNGFGDIFGGWLVAQMDLAGTAMASKVAGGRVATVAIDRMAFLVPVPVGAQLSFYTQTLEIGRSSIQMMVEVWSDDPLSSEWRKVTEAAFVFVAIDGSGRTRSVPPRR, from the coding sequence ATGATTGAACTCGAGCAAGAAGACCCTATCCCACAGGGCGACCTGGCCCTGCAGATCACTGCATTGCCCCGCGAAACCAACGGCTTCGGCGATATTTTCGGCGGCTGGCTGGTGGCGCAGATGGACCTTGCCGGCACCGCCATGGCCAGCAAGGTCGCCGGCGGACGCGTGGCCACCGTGGCCATCGACCGCATGGCTTTTCTGGTGCCGGTGCCGGTCGGCGCGCAACTGTCGTTCTATACCCAGACCCTGGAGATCGGCCGCAGCTCGATCCAGATGATGGTCGAGGTGTGGAGCGACGACCCGCTGTCCAGCGAATGGCGTAAAGTCACCGAGGCCGCCTTCGTCTTCGTTGCCATCGACGGCAGCGGGCGCACCCGCTCGGTGCCGCCGCGCCGCTGA
- a CDS encoding ABC transporter permease subunit, protein MNDLSQLPESSHPAPRRIDFNTPYLQRKRRLRALKDRLTRWTVLVGGFAVLAAITLIFFFLGYVVLPLFKGASLSAEPALQPAWLQQAGQPLLLAIEEQNQVGLRLSDQGQATFFSLDDGAALLQVKLPLPAGVSVASVGRDQPASALFIVGLSNGQALVLRHSYKISYPAGHKTITPQLDYPYGREPLLLDPQGRPLEHVSLGAADEQLIVAGSTGPQLHVLALGHAADPLGNDSRLTQTRIALPQMTERVKAIFIDPRQQWLYVVNGRAQADVFSLRDRSLNGRYRLSEDASTEITASAQLVGGISLIFGDSKGGLTQWFMARDGDGELRLKPIRSFRLGQAAITEITAEQRRKGFLALDADGWLGVFHSTAHRTLLVEPVAHGPALFGLSPRANRVLVEAGGQLRPMALDNPHPEVSWSALWQKTWYESYDAPGYVWQSTAANSDFEPKLSLAPLTFGTLKAAFYAMLLAAPLAVAAAIYTAYFMAPGMRRKVKPVIELMEAMPTVILGFFAGLLLAPYVEGHLPGIFSLLLLIPLGILTAGFGWSRLPERWRLRVPDGAEAAILLPVILLVGALALAVSPYLESWWFGGDMRLWLSHDLGIGYDQRNALVVGLAMGFAVIPNIFSIAEDAVFSVPRSLTLGSLALGATAWQTLTRVVILTASPGIFSALMIGLGRAVGETMIVLMATGNTPIMDMNLFEGLRTLAANVAVEMPESEVGGSHYRVLFLSALVLLLFTFVMNTAAELIRQRLRNRYSSL, encoded by the coding sequence ATGAACGACCTCTCACAGCTGCCTGAGTCAAGCCATCCGGCGCCGCGGCGGATCGACTTCAACACGCCGTACCTGCAACGCAAGCGGCGGCTGCGCGCACTCAAGGACCGTCTGACCCGCTGGACCGTGCTGGTGGGCGGCTTCGCCGTGCTGGCGGCGATCACCCTGATCTTCTTCTTTCTCGGCTATGTAGTGCTGCCGCTCTTCAAGGGCGCCAGCCTCAGCGCCGAACCTGCCCTGCAGCCGGCGTGGCTGCAACAGGCGGGCCAGCCGCTGCTGCTGGCGATCGAGGAGCAGAACCAGGTCGGCCTGCGCCTCTCCGACCAGGGCCAGGCGACCTTCTTCAGCCTCGACGACGGGGCTGCCCTGTTGCAGGTCAAGCTGCCGTTGCCGGCAGGCGTCAGCGTAGCCTCGGTGGGGCGCGACCAGCCGGCCAGCGCGCTGTTTATCGTCGGCCTGTCCAATGGCCAGGCCCTGGTGCTGCGCCACAGCTACAAGATCAGCTACCCGGCAGGGCACAAGACCATCACCCCACAGCTCGACTACCCCTACGGCCGCGAGCCGCTGCTGCTGGACCCCCAAGGCCGCCCGCTGGAGCATGTCAGCCTGGGTGCGGCGGACGAGCAGCTGATCGTCGCCGGTTCTACCGGGCCGCAGTTGCACGTCCTGGCCCTGGGCCACGCCGCCGACCCGCTCGGCAACGACAGCCGCCTGACCCAGACCCGCATCGCATTGCCGCAGATGACCGAGCGGGTCAAGGCGATCTTCATCGACCCGCGCCAGCAGTGGCTGTACGTGGTCAACGGCCGCGCCCAGGCCGACGTCTTCAGCCTGCGCGACCGCAGCCTCAACGGCCGCTACCGGCTGAGCGAGGACGCCAGCACCGAGATCACCGCCAGCGCCCAGCTGGTGGGTGGCATTTCGCTGATCTTCGGCGACTCCAAGGGCGGCCTGACACAATGGTTCATGGCCCGCGACGGCGACGGCGAGCTGCGCCTCAAGCCGATCCGCAGTTTCCGCCTGGGCCAGGCGGCAATCACCGAGATTACCGCCGAGCAGCGCCGCAAGGGCTTTCTGGCGCTGGACGCCGACGGTTGGCTGGGGGTGTTCCACAGCACCGCGCATCGCACCCTGCTGGTCGAGCCGGTGGCCCATGGCCCGGCGCTGTTCGGCCTGTCGCCACGGGCCAACCGCGTGCTGGTGGAGGCGGGCGGCCAGTTGCGGCCGATGGCCCTGGACAACCCGCACCCGGAGGTGTCCTGGAGCGCGCTGTGGCAGAAAACCTGGTACGAGAGCTACGACGCGCCCGGCTATGTCTGGCAGTCGACGGCCGCCAATTCCGATTTCGAACCCAAGCTGAGCCTCGCGCCGCTGACCTTCGGCACGCTCAAGGCGGCGTTCTACGCCATGCTGCTGGCCGCGCCGCTGGCGGTCGCCGCTGCCATCTACACCGCTTATTTCATGGCCCCGGGCATGCGCCGCAAGGTCAAGCCGGTGATCGAGCTGATGGAGGCCATGCCCACGGTGATCCTCGGCTTCTTCGCCGGCCTGCTCCTGGCGCCTTACGTGGAAGGCCACTTGCCGGGCATTTTCAGCCTGCTGCTGCTCATCCCGCTGGGCATCCTGACGGCGGGCTTCGGCTGGAGCCGCCTGCCGGAACGCTGGCGCCTGCGCGTGCCCGACGGCGCCGAGGCGGCGATCCTGCTGCCGGTGATCCTGCTGGTCGGGGCCTTGGCCCTGGCCGTCAGCCCGTACCTGGAAAGCTGGTGGTTCGGCGGCGACATGCGCCTGTGGCTCAGCCATGACCTGGGCATCGGCTACGACCAGCGCAACGCCCTGGTGGTGGGCCTGGCCATGGGTTTCGCAGTGATCCCGAACATCTTCTCGATTGCCGAGGACGCCGTGTTCAGCGTGCCGCGCAGCCTGACCCTGGGCTCCCTGGCGCTGGGCGCCACGGCCTGGCAGACCCTGACCCGGGTGGTGATCCTGACCGCCAGCCCGGGCATCTTCTCGGCGCTGATGATCGGCCTCGGGCGGGCGGTGGGTGAGACCATGATCGTGTTGATGGCCACCGGCAACACGCCGATCATGGACATGAACCTGTTCGAAGGCCTGCGCACCCTGGCGGCCAACGTGGCGGTGGAGATGCCGGAGTCGGAAGTCGGCGGCAGCCACTATCGCGTGCTGTTCCTCTCGGCGCTGGTGCTGCTGTTGTTCACTTTCGTCATGAACACCGCCGCCGAGCTGATCCGCCAGCGCCTGCGCAACCGGTATTCATCGCTGTGA
- a CDS encoding D-hexose-6-phosphate mutarotase, which yields MSNSQVESVKLGELNCWRVTVGKDELLVTQQGAQVLSYQRDSETPLIWLNEHANFITGKAARAGVPVCWPWFGVFKRNPEPVQAMRTGNRDEAGPHGLVRAINWRLLGIEDQSEGRVSLSFDVPQAEEGTLPGWPHKVSVTMTIVLDQQLHISLTSQNLDDHPVSLSQALHSYFAVSDIHQVSAQGFAGLSYHDTTTPDWDQLNQSGDIKFERETDRIYLNTPSELSIVDQNWKRRIRLVSSGSNNTIVWNPWTERAAALADMADDGWQRMLCIETANVLDDVVTLAPGERHTMSVTIDSEAL from the coding sequence ATGTCCAACTCTCAAGTCGAATCGGTCAAACTGGGTGAGCTGAACTGCTGGCGCGTCACCGTCGGCAAGGATGAGCTGCTGGTGACCCAGCAAGGCGCCCAGGTGCTCAGCTACCAGCGCGATAGCGAAACCCCGCTGATCTGGCTCAACGAACACGCCAACTTCATTACCGGCAAGGCGGCACGCGCAGGCGTTCCGGTGTGCTGGCCGTGGTTCGGCGTGTTCAAGCGCAACCCGGAGCCGGTGCAGGCTATGCGCACTGGCAACCGCGACGAGGCCGGCCCCCACGGCCTGGTCCGTGCGATCAACTGGCGGTTGCTGGGCATTGAAGATCAGAGCGAAGGTCGGGTGAGCCTGTCGTTCGACGTGCCGCAAGCCGAAGAGGGCACCCTGCCCGGCTGGCCGCACAAGGTCTCGGTGACCATGACCATCGTGCTGGACCAGCAACTGCATATCAGCCTGACCAGCCAGAACCTCGACGATCACCCAGTCAGCCTGTCCCAGGCGCTGCACAGTTACTTCGCCGTGAGCGATATCCACCAGGTCAGCGCCCAGGGCTTCGCCGGCCTGAGCTACCACGACACCACCACGCCAGACTGGGACCAGTTGAACCAGAGCGGCGACATCAAGTTCGAGCGCGAAACCGATCGCATCTACCTGAATACGCCGAGCGAGCTGAGCATCGTCGACCAGAACTGGAAGCGGCGCATTCGCCTGGTCAGCAGCGGCTCGAACAACACCATCGTCTGGAATCCCTGGACCGAGCGTGCAGCGGCCCTGGCCGACATGGCCGACGACGGCTGGCAGCGCATGCTGTGCATCGAGACAGCCAACGTGCTGGACGACGTAGTGACCCTGGCGCCGGGTGAGCGCCACACGATGTCAGTGACCATCGACAGCGAAGCGCTGTAA
- a CDS encoding MFS transporter has product MTSVHSGAAPSSRPLTRNDYKTLSLSALGGALEFYDFVIFVFFAAVVGKLFFPADMPEWLRLMQTFGIFAAGYLARPLGGIVIAHFGDMLGRKKMFTLSIFMMAVPTLIMGLLPTYAQIGLWAPLLLLLMRVIQGAAIGGEVPGAWVFVSEHVPERHIGYACGTLTCGLTTGILFGSLMATLINSIYTPAEVADFAWRIPFLMGGVFGLASVYLRRWLHETPIFAELQQRKALAAEIPLRTILREHRGAIVLSMLLTWMLSAGVVVVILMTPTLLQTLYGFSPATALQANSLAIVFLSLGCIGAGSLADRFGAGWVFSLGSVALLVSSWALYHSLHEHPEWLFPLYGLTGLCVGVIGAVPYVMVKAFPPRVRFTGLSFSYNLAYAIFGGLTPMAVTALLKNNPMGASWYVAGICLMGLALGLYLRVRRR; this is encoded by the coding sequence ATGACCTCTGTGCATTCGGGTGCCGCGCCCTCGTCGCGTCCGCTGACCCGCAACGATTACAAGACCTTGTCGCTGTCGGCTTTGGGCGGCGCGCTGGAGTTCTACGACTTCGTCATCTTCGTATTCTTCGCTGCCGTGGTCGGCAAGCTGTTCTTCCCGGCCGACATGCCTGAATGGCTGCGCCTGATGCAGACCTTCGGCATCTTCGCCGCCGGCTACCTGGCGCGGCCGCTGGGCGGCATCGTCATCGCCCACTTCGGCGACATGCTGGGACGCAAGAAAATGTTCACCCTGAGCATTTTCATGATGGCCGTGCCGACGCTGATCATGGGCCTGCTGCCGACCTACGCGCAGATCGGCCTGTGGGCCCCGCTGCTGCTGTTGCTGATGCGGGTCATCCAGGGCGCCGCCATCGGTGGTGAAGTGCCTGGCGCCTGGGTGTTCGTCTCCGAGCACGTGCCCGAGCGGCACATCGGCTATGCCTGCGGGACGCTGACCTGCGGCCTGACCACCGGCATTCTGTTCGGCTCGCTGATGGCCACGCTGATCAACAGCATCTATACCCCGGCCGAGGTCGCCGACTTCGCCTGGCGCATCCCCTTCCTCATGGGCGGGGTGTTCGGCCTGGCCTCGGTGTACCTGCGCCGCTGGCTGCACGAAACGCCGATCTTCGCCGAACTGCAGCAGCGCAAGGCACTGGCAGCGGAAATTCCCCTGCGCACCATCCTGCGCGAGCACCGCGGCGCCATCGTGCTGTCGATGCTGCTGACCTGGATGCTCTCGGCAGGCGTGGTGGTGGTGATCCTGATGACCCCGACCCTGCTGCAGACCCTCTACGGTTTCAGCCCGGCCACCGCGCTGCAGGCCAACAGCCTGGCCATCGTCTTCCTGAGCCTGGGCTGCATCGGCGCCGGTTCGCTGGCCGACCGCTTCGGCGCCGGGTGGGTGTTCAGCCTCGGCAGCGTGGCCCTGCTGGTCAGCTCGTGGGCCCTGTACCACAGCCTGCATGAACACCCCGAGTGGCTGTTCCCTTTATATGGCCTGACCGGCCTGTGCGTCGGCGTGATCGGTGCGGTGCCCTATGTGATGGTCAAGGCCTTCCCGCCCCGAGTGCGCTTCACCGGGCTGTCGTTCTCCTACAACCTGGCCTATGCGATCTTTGGCGGCCTGACGCCGATGGCGGTCACCGCCCTGCTCAAGAACAATCCGATGGGGGCTTCGTGGTACGTGGCGGGCATCTGTCTGATGGGCCTGGCGTTGGGCTTGTACCTGCGGGTGCGTCGGCGCTGA
- the purE gene encoding 5-(carboxyamino)imidazole ribonucleotide mutase, which yields MSALVGVIMGSKSDWSTLSHTADTLEKLGIPYEVKVVSAHRTPDLLFQYAEEAEARGLEVIIAGAGGAAHLPGMCAAKTHLPVLGVPVQSSMLSGVDSLLSIVQMPAGIPVATLAIGKAGAINAALLSASILGAKHPQFHAVLKQFRADQTDSVLDNPDPRQA from the coding sequence ATGAGTGCATTGGTTGGCGTGATCATGGGCTCCAAGTCCGATTGGTCCACCCTTAGCCACACCGCCGACACCCTGGAAAAGCTTGGTATCCCGTACGAAGTGAAAGTGGTTTCCGCTCACCGTACCCCCGACCTGCTGTTCCAGTATGCCGAGGAAGCCGAAGCGCGCGGCCTCGAAGTGATCATCGCCGGTGCCGGCGGCGCGGCGCACCTGCCTGGCATGTGCGCGGCCAAGACGCACCTGCCGGTGCTCGGAGTGCCGGTGCAGTCGTCGATGCTCTCGGGGGTCGACTCGCTGCTGTCGATCGTGCAGATGCCGGCGGGTATCCCGGTGGCCACGCTGGCCATCGGCAAGGCTGGGGCGATCAACGCCGCCTTGCTTTCGGCGAGCATCCTGGGGGCCAAGCACCCGCAGTTCCATGCCGTGCTCAAGCAGTTCCGCGCCGACCAGACAGACAGCGTGCTGGACAATCCAGACCCGCGCCAGGCCTGA
- a CDS encoding DUF3299 domain-containing protein, with product MRCALLLTLLLCSSLAQAQLPETDWLELMPTSDQKALEDMPEIDHNSPEAKGTFTNKGGLKQAKGLPAVMYSTKTVPAMNGRDVRLGGYPVPLETDAKGRSTLFFLVPYPGACIHVPPPPPNQMVLVRYPKGLKLGDIYNPLWVTGHLKIEKVSNDLADAAYALDAASVREVKEEDL from the coding sequence ATGCGTTGCGCGTTACTGCTTACCCTCCTTCTTTGCAGCAGCCTGGCACAAGCCCAGTTGCCCGAGACCGACTGGCTCGAGCTGATGCCCACGTCCGACCAGAAAGCCCTGGAGGACATGCCGGAAATCGATCACAACTCCCCCGAAGCCAAAGGCACCTTTACAAACAAGGGTGGGCTCAAGCAGGCCAAGGGTTTGCCGGCGGTGATGTACTCGACCAAGACCGTACCGGCCATGAACGGCCGCGATGTGCGCCTGGGCGGTTACCCGGTGCCGTTGGAAACTGACGCCAAGGGCCGCAGCACGCTGTTCTTCCTGGTGCCATACCCCGGCGCATGCATCCACGTGCCGCCCCCGCCGCCCAACCAGATGGTGCTGGTGCGGTATCCCAAAGGCCTGAAGCTGGGCGATATCTACAACCCGCTGTGGGTCACCGGGCATCTGAAGATCGAAAAGGTCAGCAATGACCTGGCCGATGCGGCATATGCGCTGGATGCGGCGAGTGTGCGAGAGGTAAAGGAAGAGGATCTGTAA
- a CDS encoding GlsB/YeaQ/YmgE family stress response membrane protein, with protein MGIIGTIFIGLIVGLLARFLKPGDDSMGWIMTIVLGIAGSIAATYGGQALGIYQAGEGAGFLGALVGAIVLLVIYSLITKRSS; from the coding sequence ATGGGCATCATTGGAACCATTTTCATCGGCTTGATCGTCGGCTTGCTGGCTCGTTTCCTCAAGCCGGGTGACGACAGCATGGGCTGGATCATGACCATCGTGCTCGGCATCGCCGGCTCCATCGCTGCCACCTATGGTGGCCAGGCGCTGGGCATTTACCAGGCGGGCGAGGGTGCTGGCTTCCTCGGTGCGCTGGTAGGCGCGATCGTGCTGCTGGTGATCTACAGCCTGATCACCAAGCGCTCGTCCTGA
- a CDS encoding phosphate ABC transporter substrate-binding protein PstS family protein, translating into MKFKRLIAAMSLLLAGAGVGPAMAAVDPAMVAYSKTTGVSGNLSSVGSDTLANLMTLWAEAFKRQYPNVNIQIQAAGSATAPPALTEGTSNLGPMSRRMKDTELSTFEQRYGYKPTAIPVAVDALAVFVHKDNPIEHLSIEQLDAIFSVTRLCGARNDVKTWGDLGVEGDLASQPVQLFGRNSVSGTYGYFKEEALCKGDYKPNVNEQPGSASVVQSISNSLNGIGYSGIGYKTASVKTVPLAKKGGSGEYIEDTEHNALSGKYPLARYLYIYVNKAPNTPLAPLEAEFVKLVLSREGQEVVTKDNYIPLPAEVVGKVRADLGL; encoded by the coding sequence ATGAAGTTCAAGCGTTTGATCGCAGCCATGTCCCTGCTGCTGGCCGGGGCGGGCGTTGGCCCGGCAATGGCCGCCGTCGACCCGGCGATGGTCGCCTACAGCAAGACTACTGGCGTGTCGGGCAACCTGTCCAGTGTCGGCTCCGACACCCTGGCCAACCTGATGACGCTCTGGGCCGAGGCTTTCAAGCGCCAGTACCCCAACGTCAACATCCAGATCCAGGCGGCCGGCTCGGCCACCGCCCCGCCGGCCCTGACCGAAGGCACCTCCAACCTGGGGCCGATGAGCCGCAGGATGAAGGACACCGAACTGTCGACATTCGAGCAGCGCTACGGCTACAAGCCCACCGCCATCCCGGTGGCCGTGGACGCCCTGGCGGTGTTCGTGCACAAGGACAACCCCATCGAGCACCTGTCCATCGAGCAGCTTGACGCAATCTTCTCCGTCACCCGCCTGTGCGGCGCGCGCAACGACGTCAAGACCTGGGGCGACCTGGGTGTCGAAGGCGACCTGGCCAGTCAGCCGGTCCAGCTGTTCGGGCGCAACTCGGTGTCGGGCACCTACGGCTATTTCAAGGAAGAAGCACTGTGCAAGGGCGACTACAAGCCCAACGTCAACGAGCAGCCCGGCTCGGCCTCGGTGGTGCAGTCGATCAGCAATTCGCTCAATGGCATCGGCTATTCGGGCATCGGCTACAAGACCGCCAGCGTCAAGACCGTGCCGTTGGCGAAGAAGGGCGGCAGCGGTGAATACATCGAGGACACCGAGCATAACGCCCTGAGCGGCAAGTACCCGCTGGCCCGCTACCTGTACATCTACGTGAACAAGGCGCCCAATACCCCGCTGGCGCCACTGGAGGCCGAGTTCGTCAAGCTGGTACTGTCTCGCGAAGGTCAGGAAGTGGTGACCAAGGACAATTACATCCCGCTGCCGGCAGAGGTGGTGGGCAAGGTCAGGGCTGATCTGGGCCTGTAA